The following proteins come from a genomic window of Trifolium pratense cultivar HEN17-A07 linkage group LG4, ARS_RC_1.1, whole genome shotgun sequence:
- the LOC123920130 gene encoding VIN3-like protein 1 isoform X2, translating to MNEQQNKISFFTATNSGFLVDPAMCGVLNIQDKQRLVHEVARQSKDAPNILQAFTRRELLELICAELGKERKYTGYTKDQMIEYLLKLVSKKSNLHVEQNALAHSPAKSSIGSKRKKGPPSSDLHNVQLQNTNEDTMKTLVCQNVACKATLNPEHSFCKRCSCCICRCYDDNKDPSLWLTCTSDNPNEGSCGMSCHLQCALSNQMSCILKGSCGKTLDGSFYCVSCRKINDLMTTWRKQLLVAKEARRVDILSLRISLAHRILIGTKVYKEVQKIVETALKLLENEVGPLDHVYARMTRGIVSRLSCGAEVQKLCSTAIECFDLKFSEHFSSSAEKKEAPTCSLHFEECLPTSVVIVLEYKDKLLKNFLGCRLWHGKSTTDYPEQPTFIVLRPEKRFKLENLTPSTEYSCKASIFSSTGILGAAEAKWVTPCQPPSKIIRHIATHSSFNTCTQNHSTIRERFEEFLTKSPTIEPFSYKSFAAAPPATPSKSNEMRQLTGLNSRKRVKENDYEYSVRVVKWLEHQGHIDEIFRVKFLTWFSLKANQQERRVVSAFIDALIDDPASLADQLIHTFTDEICCDQKS from the exons atgaaCGAACAACAAAACAAGATAAGCTTCTTCACTGCAACCAACTCag GTTTTCTAGTTGACCCTGCAATGTGTGGTGTGCTGAATATCCAAGACAAGCAAAGACTTGTCCATGAGGTTGCTCGTCAATCCAAAGATGCCCCAAATATACTTCAAGCATTTACTCGCCGGGAACTCCTAGAATTAATCTGTGCTGAATTAGGCAAAGAAAGGAAGTACACGGGATATACTAAGGATCAGATGATAGAATATCTTCTGAAGTTAGTTTCTAAGAAATCCAACCTGCACGTTGAACAAAATGCTCTTGCTCATTCTCCTGCCAAAAGTTCCATAGGATCTAAACGGAAAAAGGGACCTCCGTCTTCTGATTTACATAATGTTCAATTACAGAACACTAATGAGGATACAATGAAGACCTTAGTGTGTCAGAATGTTGCATGCAAAGCTACGCTGAATCCAGAACATTCGTTTTGTAAGAGATGTTCTTGTTGTATATGTCGTTGTTACGATGATAACAAGGATCCTAGTTTGTGGTTGACCTGCACCTCTGATAATCCCAATGAAGGGTCATGTGGAATGTCATGCCATTTGCAATGTGCTTTGAGTAATCAAATGTCTTGCATTTTGAAGGGAAGTTGCGGTAAAACCTTGGACGGAAGCTTCTATTGTGTTTCTTGTCGAAAAATTAATGACTTAATGAC GACGTGGAGAAAGCAATTATTGGTTGCCAAAGAAGCAAGAAGAGTTGACATACTCTCTTTGCGAATATCCTTGGCCCACAGAATTCTCATAGGAACAAAAGTCTACAAGGAAGTGCAGAAGATTGTAGAAACTGCTCTCAAATTACTGGAGAATGAAGTGGGACCTCTGGATCATGTATATGCTAGGATGACGCGTGGAATTGTTAGCAGACTCTCATGTGGTGCTGAGGTTCAGAAGTTGTGTTCTACTGCAATTGAATGTTTTGATTTGAAGTTTTCTGAACACTTTTCTAGTTCTGCAGAAAAGAAAGAAGCACCAA CATGCTCTTTACATTTTGAAGAGTGTCTTCCTACCTCAGTGGTCATTGTGCTTGAATACAAAGACAAACTTTTAAAGAACTTTCTAGGCTGCAGGCTTTGGCACGGAAAATCAACAACGGACTATCCAGAACAACCCACTTTCATTGTTTTGAGGCCCGAGAAAAGATTCAAGTTAGAAAACCTCACACCTTCAACCGAGTACTCTTGCAAAGCTTCTATTTTCAGCAGCACAGGGATTTTGGGTGCAGCAGAAGCTAAATGGGTGACGCCTTGTCAACCACCTTCAAAAATTATTCGACATATTGCAACCCATTCATCTTTTAACACATGTACGCAAAACCATTCAACTATCAGGGAAAGGTTTGAAGAGTTCCTCACCAAGTCCCCAACGATAGAACCTTTTTCATATAAAAGTTTTGCAGCAGCTCCACCTGCCACACCTTCTAAATCCAATGAAATGAGACAACTTACTGGTTTGAATTCTAGAAAGCGCGTGAAAGAAAATGATTACGAGTATTCTGTGAGGGTAGTCAAATGGTTAGAGCATCAAGGGCACATAGACGAAATCTTCAGAGTGAAGTTTCTAACATGGTTCAGTCTCAAGGCTAATCAGCAAGAGAGAAGGGTGGTTAGTGCTTTTATCGATGCATTGATTGATGACCCTGCAAGCTTAGCAGACCAGCTAATACACACTTTCACCGACGAAATTTGTTGCGACCAAAAATCTTAG
- the LOC123920130 gene encoding VIN3-like protein 1 isoform X1, which yields MSSTVELMSLRLVGYWTGYQISRKIIAQCHQSGFLVDPAMCGVLNIQDKQRLVHEVARQSKDAPNILQAFTRRELLELICAELGKERKYTGYTKDQMIEYLLKLVSKKSNLHVEQNALAHSPAKSSIGSKRKKGPPSSDLHNVQLQNTNEDTMKTLVCQNVACKATLNPEHSFCKRCSCCICRCYDDNKDPSLWLTCTSDNPNEGSCGMSCHLQCALSNQMSCILKGSCGKTLDGSFYCVSCRKINDLMTTWRKQLLVAKEARRVDILSLRISLAHRILIGTKVYKEVQKIVETALKLLENEVGPLDHVYARMTRGIVSRLSCGAEVQKLCSTAIECFDLKFSEHFSSSAEKKEAPTCSLHFEECLPTSVVIVLEYKDKLLKNFLGCRLWHGKSTTDYPEQPTFIVLRPEKRFKLENLTPSTEYSCKASIFSSTGILGAAEAKWVTPCQPPSKIIRHIATHSSFNTCTQNHSTIRERFEEFLTKSPTIEPFSYKSFAAAPPATPSKSNEMRQLTGLNSRKRVKENDYEYSVRVVKWLEHQGHIDEIFRVKFLTWFSLKANQQERRVVSAFIDALIDDPASLADQLIHTFTDEICCDQKS from the exons ATGTCATCAACGGTGGAATTGATGTCCCTCAGATTAGTCGGTTATTGGACCGGATACCAGATATCGAGGAAAATAATTGCTCAATGCCATCAAAGTG GTTTTCTAGTTGACCCTGCAATGTGTGGTGTGCTGAATATCCAAGACAAGCAAAGACTTGTCCATGAGGTTGCTCGTCAATCCAAAGATGCCCCAAATATACTTCAAGCATTTACTCGCCGGGAACTCCTAGAATTAATCTGTGCTGAATTAGGCAAAGAAAGGAAGTACACGGGATATACTAAGGATCAGATGATAGAATATCTTCTGAAGTTAGTTTCTAAGAAATCCAACCTGCACGTTGAACAAAATGCTCTTGCTCATTCTCCTGCCAAAAGTTCCATAGGATCTAAACGGAAAAAGGGACCTCCGTCTTCTGATTTACATAATGTTCAATTACAGAACACTAATGAGGATACAATGAAGACCTTAGTGTGTCAGAATGTTGCATGCAAAGCTACGCTGAATCCAGAACATTCGTTTTGTAAGAGATGTTCTTGTTGTATATGTCGTTGTTACGATGATAACAAGGATCCTAGTTTGTGGTTGACCTGCACCTCTGATAATCCCAATGAAGGGTCATGTGGAATGTCATGCCATTTGCAATGTGCTTTGAGTAATCAAATGTCTTGCATTTTGAAGGGAAGTTGCGGTAAAACCTTGGACGGAAGCTTCTATTGTGTTTCTTGTCGAAAAATTAATGACTTAATGAC GACGTGGAGAAAGCAATTATTGGTTGCCAAAGAAGCAAGAAGAGTTGACATACTCTCTTTGCGAATATCCTTGGCCCACAGAATTCTCATAGGAACAAAAGTCTACAAGGAAGTGCAGAAGATTGTAGAAACTGCTCTCAAATTACTGGAGAATGAAGTGGGACCTCTGGATCATGTATATGCTAGGATGACGCGTGGAATTGTTAGCAGACTCTCATGTGGTGCTGAGGTTCAGAAGTTGTGTTCTACTGCAATTGAATGTTTTGATTTGAAGTTTTCTGAACACTTTTCTAGTTCTGCAGAAAAGAAAGAAGCACCAA CATGCTCTTTACATTTTGAAGAGTGTCTTCCTACCTCAGTGGTCATTGTGCTTGAATACAAAGACAAACTTTTAAAGAACTTTCTAGGCTGCAGGCTTTGGCACGGAAAATCAACAACGGACTATCCAGAACAACCCACTTTCATTGTTTTGAGGCCCGAGAAAAGATTCAAGTTAGAAAACCTCACACCTTCAACCGAGTACTCTTGCAAAGCTTCTATTTTCAGCAGCACAGGGATTTTGGGTGCAGCAGAAGCTAAATGGGTGACGCCTTGTCAACCACCTTCAAAAATTATTCGACATATTGCAACCCATTCATCTTTTAACACATGTACGCAAAACCATTCAACTATCAGGGAAAGGTTTGAAGAGTTCCTCACCAAGTCCCCAACGATAGAACCTTTTTCATATAAAAGTTTTGCAGCAGCTCCACCTGCCACACCTTCTAAATCCAATGAAATGAGACAACTTACTGGTTTGAATTCTAGAAAGCGCGTGAAAGAAAATGATTACGAGTATTCTGTGAGGGTAGTCAAATGGTTAGAGCATCAAGGGCACATAGACGAAATCTTCAGAGTGAAGTTTCTAACATGGTTCAGTCTCAAGGCTAATCAGCAAGAGAGAAGGGTGGTTAGTGCTTTTATCGATGCATTGATTGATGACCCTGCAAGCTTAGCAGACCAGCTAATACACACTTTCACCGACGAAATTTGTTGCGACCAAAAATCTTAG